From the genome of Methylocystis heyeri:
GTAAGGAAACCATAGCTGAATTAGAGCGGGCCGGATCCACGACTCCGGGAACAGAGGCCGAAGTCGTCTCGCTGGACGCAGGCGCGCGTTACATGCTGTATACCCACCGTCGCTACTCGGATGTACGCCTCGTCTTCGCTCCTGAGGCGGCGGCGGCGCAGCGCATGGAAGACCACCCCGCGCCAGCTTTCGACGTAGCGCTGGTTCGGGCCTACGAAAACGGCGTCCCCGCTCGTCCTGACCAGCACCTGCAAATGTCGGCGCGCGCGCCCACGGAAGGCGAATTGGCCTTCGTCCTCGGCGTCCCGACGCGCTCCAACCGACGGCTCACCGTCGCCGCGCTGGAGGCGCAACGCGACATAGAACTGCCGCTGTGGCTGGAAGCTTTTACCAAGTTGCAGCTTCGACTTGCAGCTTTCGCGGCGCACGATGCCGACAGCGCCCGGGCAGCGGCGCCTGCGCTCGTCAACGTCGCGTTCGTGCGTCGAATCACCGAAGGCCGCCTTGCGGCGCTGCGCGACGACACCTTTCTCGCGAAACGTCGCGAGAAGGAGCTCGAACTGACGGGCTCGCTAGCCGCACACGGAGACGACAATTCGATCGAGGCTTATCGAAACATCGCCCGCATTGCGCCTAGACGAGCCCGGCGTGCTTTTCGCAATGAATTGCTGTTCCCGACCGCCTCCTCCCCATGGCCGCGCGAAGACGTCGTTTTGCCGTTTGGGCTCGATTATGCGAGTAGCCTCCACGCCTTCGGCGAAGTCTTGCTAAAATCCCGTAACCAACGGGATTTGACTGATGCCGAAAGGAGTCGAGGCTATCGTGCGAAAGATCGCGGCGACCTCGAAAACTGGCTCTTCAACGCAACGAAACCAGACCCAAGGGTTGAGGAGCTTCGTCTTCAAGCGTTTTTCGATACCTTAGTGGAATCGCTCGGGGCAGACGATCCATTTGTCCAGATCGCGCTCGACGGCGAAAGCTCGCAGCAGCGCGCGGCGAGTCTCGCCTCAGGCACGCATCTTGACGACGTCGGGTTTCGCCGCGCGCTGTACAATATGAGCAATGAATCTTTTGACGCGACGCCGGACGCTTATCTCGAAATGCTGCGCTCCCTGGAGCACAAAAGACGTGATCTCAACGATGCGGACGTCGTGGACGACGCTCTATTCGAACGGGAAGAAGAGCGCATGAGGCGAGCGACCGCGATGGCGCTCGGCGGCGCGCTCTATCCAGACGCAACCAGGACCGCGCGCATCGCTTTCGGGACAGTTCAGGGTTGGCGTGGATCTGGAGGAACGGTTCCTTACGCCACGATGATCGGAGCATTCTTCGATCAGCCAAAGGCGGATGTATCGGAACGAAGCGCGACGCCTTTGCGATGGGCCCGCGCCGCGGAGCGTGTCGAAAAAGGGACCATGTTGGATTTTGTGAGTACCGCGGACGTCGTCGCGGGGAACTCCGGAAGCGCAACAGTCGACACAAAAGGCCGTCTGATCGGCATCGTCTTCGGCCCCGGAGCGGTCGAGGGCGCGACGGCGGTCGATTTCGCATATGGAGCAACTGTATCGCAGAGAGCGGCGCATGTCGCCGCCGCTGCGATTTTCGAGGCGCTTGCCCATGTCTACGACGCGCCTCGTCTCGTCGGCGAACTAAAAGACGGACATCGGTGACGATCAATTTGGGGATACGTCTAAGCTCGGACAGAGCGCGGTGATGGCTAATGCTCACCAATTCAGGATGGTTGCGTCACGGACCCCCACTTCGACGGCCGCTCCGAGGCGATGCAGTTGAGTTGCGATGGCGAAGCGGCAAAAAGATCGAGCAGGCCGCTGTGTCGAACCTCTCACGCGACAACCGGAATATGTCGCCTTCGACGCATTCGAGGTTTACCGCTGGCGTGTTATTAATCTCGGTTTGGCCGGCGCCTCGGGCGCAGGTGTCAC
Proteins encoded in this window:
- a CDS encoding S46 family peptidase translates to MADRQLDVPFAINRQRRCGSVLGASVALTLCAAPLRADEGFWLYSQAPLQHIVEKYRVQLTPEWLDHMEKATVRFNSKRYDAYVGGSGSFVSADGLVLTNRHVIPLSILAKAETAGGNIQRDGFVAQSLEEETKLPGVSLDAVLSSMDVTTLVNERIPATATDADAERIRKETIAELERAGSTTPGTEAEVVSLDAGARYMLYTHRRYSDVRLVFAPEAAAAQRMEDHPAPAFDVALVRAYENGVPARPDQHLQMSARAPTEGELAFVLGVPTRSNRRLTVAALEAQRDIELPLWLEAFTKLQLRLAAFAAHDADSARAAAPALVNVAFVRRITEGRLAALRDDTFLAKRREKELELTGSLAAHGDDNSIEAYRNIARIAPRRARRAFRNELLFPTASSPWPREDVVLPFGLDYASSLHAFGEVLLKSRNQRDLTDAERSRGYRAKDRGDLENWLFNATKPDPRVEELRLQAFFDTLVESLGADDPFVQIALDGESSQQRAASLASGTHLDDVGFRRALYNMSNESFDATPDAYLEMLRSLEHKRRDLNDADVVDDALFEREEERMRRATAMALGGALYPDATRTARIAFGTVQGWRGSGGTVPYATMIGAFFDQPKADVSERSATPLRWARAAERVEKGTMLDFVSTADVVAGNSGSATVDTKGRLIGIVFGPGAVEGATAVDFAYGATVSQRAAHVAAAAIFEALAHVYDAPRLVGELKDGHR